In the Arachis ipaensis cultivar K30076 chromosome B10, Araip1.1, whole genome shotgun sequence genome, one interval contains:
- the LOC107621714 gene encoding TPR repeat-containing thioredoxin TTL1, with amino-acid sequence MRDTSPESRGCGLLSSLLRRRGSSRSKTERYSGNDDAHNHGKQPSKTKDSKRPQSDVSDDARRSASSASSNSNTPQSQKHVVVSVNQNHQRKQQQHDEAAAASMAVCSSSRSSKVSPVQGYVNQGRKVPKDAVGISGELDSMLNDYQKPKGSNKLVRASSNVMIYGNLGNLGQGGGGTNYPSSNIPMDKVENGGGSNNNRNKKVTRNSKEESGSLCRAVSTRMDPEQLKIMGNEDYKNGNFAEALALYDAAIAIDPNKAAYRSNKSAALTALGRLLEAVFECREAIRIDQHYQRAHQRLGNLYFRLGDPEKALYHYKQAGPEADPDEIAKVKILQVHLNKCTEARRVGDCNTLITETNKVISSGADSAQQIFALQAEALLKLRRHQDAEKIMSKCPKFDVDECTRFFGPICNANLLVTRAQVDIAAGRFEDALEAAQKAVSLDPNNREANMVMRKARDVSAARSKGNELFKASRFSEACAAYGEGLERDPYNSVLLCNSAACRSKLGQYEKAVEDCTLALNLRPSYAKARLRRADCNAKLERWEASIQDYEILLKETPDDEQVKRALLEAQEKLKKQRGG; translated from the exons ATGAGAGACACTTCACCAGAAAGCAGAGGTTGTGGTTTGCTATCATCATTGCTTCGCAGGCGCGGCTCATCTAGGAGCAAAACTGAAAGATATTCTGGTAATGATGATGCTCATAATCATGGGAAGCAACCATCAAAAACCAAAGATTCGAAACGGCCACAGAGTGATGTCTCTGATGATGCCCGAAGATCTGCTTCTTCTGCATCAAGCAATTCCAACACTCCCCAGAGCCAAAAGCATGTAGTTGTAAGTGTAAACCAAAACCACCaaagaaaacaacaacaacatgatGAGGCAGCAGCAGCATCAATGGCAGTGTGTTCGTCATCTAGGTCGTCGAAGGTGTCACCTGTACAAGGATATGTCAATCAGGGAAGAAAGGTTCCAAAAGATGCCGTTGGAATATCCGGTGAGCTTGATAGCATGTTAAACGATTACCAGAAGCCGAAGGGAAGCAACAAGCTTGTTCGAGCTTCTAGCAATGTGATGATATATGGTAACTTAGGTAACCTTGGACAAGGAGGAGGAGGAACAAATTATCCTAGTTCAAACATTCCAATGGATAAAGTGGAAAATGGTGGTGGTAGTAACAATAATAGGAATAAAAAGGTTACTAGGAATAGTAAAGAAGAATCAGGTTCACTTTGTAGGGCTGTGTCTACTAGAATGGACCCTGAACAGTTGAAGATAATGGGGAATGAGGATTATAAGAATGGGAACTTTGCTGAGGCATTGGCTCTGTATGATGCAGCAATTGCAATTGATCCTAATAAGGCTGCTTATAGAAGCAATAAAAGTGCAGCATTAACAGCTCTTGGAAGGCTTTTGGAGGCTGTGTTTGAATGTAGAGAAGCCATTCGAATTGATCAGCATTACCAAAGAGCTCATCAACGATTGGGAAACTTGTACTTTAG ACTAGGAGACCCAGAAAAGGCATTGTATCATTATAAACAAGCAGGACCAGAGGCTGATCCTGATGAGATTGCTAAAGTGAAGATTCTTCAGGTTCATCTAAACAAGTGCACAGAGGCTCGCAGGGTGGGAGATTGCAACACACTGATCACTGAAACCAACAAGGTTATATCATCTGGTGCAGATTCTGCTCAACAG ATATTTGCATTACAAGCAGAAGCACTCTTAAAGCTTCGTAGACATCAAGATGCAGAAAAAATAATGTCAAAGTGCCCGAAATTTGATGTTGATGAGTGTACTAGGTTCTTTGGACCTATTTGCAATGCAAATTTGTTGGTGACACGTGCCCAAGTCGATATAGCAGCGGGGAG ATTTGAAGATGCTTTAGAAGCAGCTCAGAAAGCAGTTAGTTTGGATCCCAATAATAGGGAGGCCAATATGGTTATGAGAAAGGCTCGAGATGTCAGCGCTGCTCGATCAAAGGGAAACGAGCTTTTCAAGGCATCAAGGTTCTCTGAGGCCTGTGCCGCATATGGAGAGGGACTTGAACGTGATCCATATAACTCTGTTTTACTATGCAACAGTGCTGCATGCAGATCAAAACTAGGCCAATATGAGAAAGCTGTGGAAGATTGCACTCTTGCACTTAACTTGCGCCCATCTTATGCCAAGGCTAGGTTGAGAAGAGCTGATTGCAATGCCAAG TTGGAAAGGTGGGAAGCTTCCATACAAGACTATGAAATTTTGTTAAAAGAGACACCAGATGATGAACAAGTAAAACGGGCATTGCTGGAGGCCCAAGAAAAGCTAAAGAAGCAAAGAGGTGGATAA